Proteins from a genomic interval of Papaver somniferum cultivar HN1 chromosome 4, ASM357369v1, whole genome shotgun sequence:
- the LOC113272736 gene encoding uncharacterized protein LOC113272736, with amino-acid sequence MDFCGKKLTDEEMIQKTLSTFPTYSMILANQYRLEVDNKRITTLSRLINLLQVAERHNEILVNNSARAAGKKKVPEANHGKVNKGKKARYSDSHPHDPYPCGDNTSRGRGRKGHNRGRGKNRLYNVWHKEGTSGHSGSDPKFDKTPTNPATKKAADGSAPCFKYGFTEHWYKHCKASANVAASYKKYREAIEQEANYAEENIVTPDANLTISYFFGNEDFSPTMDVDFSWA; translated from the coding sequence ATGGATTTTTGTGGAAAGAAACTTACTGATGAGGAAATGATTCAGAAAACCCTATCGACCTTTCCTACCTATTCCATGATACTAGCAAACCAGTATCGTTTAGAGGTAGATAACAAAAGAATCACCACATTAAGTAGGTTGATAAACTTACTTCAAGTGGCCGAAAGGCACAATGAGATTCTTGTCAACAACAGTGCCAGAGCTGCCGGGAAAAAGAAAGTTCCCGAAGCTAACCATGGAAAGGTCAACAAAGGAAAGAAGGCTCGATATTCTGATTCACATCCCCATGATCCATACCCATGTGGAGATAACACCTCTCGTGGAAGAGGACGTAAGGGACATAATCGAGGTCGAGGGAAAAATAGACTTTATAATGTTTGGCACAAAGAAGGAACTTCTGGCCATAGTGGTAGTGATCCTAAGTTCGATAAAACCCCTACGAATCCCGCCACTAAAAAGGCTGCAGATGGAAGTGCGCCTTGTTTTAAGTATGGATTCACCGAACATTGGTACAAGCATTGCAAGGCTAGCGCCAATGTAGCTGCGAGCTACAAAAAGTACCGAGAAGCTATCGAACAAGAGGCTAACTACGCAGAAGAAAATATTGTTACCCCTGATGCTAACCTCACAATCTCATATTTCTTTGGAAACGAGGATTTTTCCCCAACAATGGATGTTGACTTTTCTTGGGCCTAA